Proteins encoded together in one Salarchaeum sp. JOR-1 window:
- a CDS encoding ribonuclease H-like domain-containing protein encodes MRIENSFIAADGVGEKTERRLWREGATHWDEFDPRMVGEKTGERIQSYIRDARRALDSENTRVLADTLPSGSLWRLYENVRDDAAFFDIETTGLDAATNDVTTVSVHRGGDTTTLVQGRDLTVDALERELADASMLVSFNGKRFDQPFLETNFDLDLDTPHLDLMYLCKRLGLSGGLKEIESDLGVGREGVEDVDGREAVRLWKRYQRRGDDAALDRLVKYNRLDTENLRVILDDVSGRLHDDVFARHV; translated from the coding sequence ATGCGAATCGAGAACTCGTTCATCGCCGCCGACGGCGTGGGCGAGAAGACGGAACGACGCCTCTGGCGCGAGGGCGCGACCCACTGGGACGAGTTCGATCCCAGGATGGTCGGCGAGAAGACGGGCGAACGCATCCAGTCATACATCCGGGACGCGCGGCGCGCGCTCGACAGCGAAAACACTCGAGTGCTCGCCGACACGCTTCCCTCGGGCAGCCTGTGGCGGCTCTACGAGAACGTCCGCGACGACGCGGCGTTCTTCGACATCGAGACGACCGGACTGGACGCCGCGACGAACGACGTGACGACGGTGAGCGTCCACCGCGGCGGCGACACCACCACGCTCGTGCAGGGCCGCGACCTCACGGTGGACGCGCTCGAACGCGAACTCGCGGACGCGTCGATGCTCGTCTCCTTCAACGGCAAACGCTTCGACCAGCCGTTCCTCGAGACGAACTTCGACCTCGACCTCGACACGCCCCACCTCGACCTCATGTACCTCTGCAAGCGACTCGGCCTCTCGGGCGGCCTCAAGGAGATCGAGAGCGACCTCGGCGTCGGCCGCGAGGGCGTGGAGGACGTGGACGGGCGGGAGGCCGTTCGACTCTGGAAGCGGTACCAGCGACGGGGCGACGACGCCGCGCTCGACCGCCTCGTGAAGTACAACCGCCTGGACACCGAGAACCTCCGCGTCATCCTCGACGACGTGTCCGGCCGCCTGCACGACGACGTGTTCGCGCGTCACGTCTGA
- a CDS encoding Tat pathway signal protein, whose translation MSQDRRGIPRREFVKSAVAIGGASALAACLDRSPEPIPTGTTDLSTLPERQHAWNDVLDIDDAGNPLNARHHLLLLLDYTGDGTPSDGDRETVESALRSLERAYERSNEGLLFTLGYSRAYFDRYDAAPAGVDLPRPEALAPFENPDPDTPDAILHLASDRGDALLGAEEALRGNQSTANGVETTSWEDVFTVADRRTGFVGSGLPAEHDDVSGVPDGAVDEDAPLYMGFKSGFRGSQASEDRVTIQSGPFAGGATEHASYIELNLDQWYEQDSRYQRVAKMFCPAHAENDRVEGVGENLGASNGVASCEKPEKTAREDGVVGHSQKMAGVREDGSPLIIRRDFDSTDGGRAGLHFVSLQREIGDFVETREAMNGTDVTEESAVGQRNNNGILQYMNVVSRGNYLLPPRSRRALPEAEP comes from the coding sequence ATGTCTCAGGACCGACGCGGCATCCCGCGACGGGAGTTCGTGAAGTCCGCGGTCGCCATCGGCGGCGCGTCCGCGCTCGCGGCGTGTCTCGACCGCTCACCCGAGCCGATTCCGACGGGGACGACCGACCTCTCGACGCTCCCGGAGCGCCAGCACGCGTGGAACGACGTACTCGACATCGACGACGCGGGGAACCCGCTGAACGCCCGCCACCACCTCCTCCTCCTCCTCGACTACACCGGCGACGGAACGCCGAGCGACGGCGACCGCGAGACCGTCGAGTCGGCGCTCCGGTCGCTGGAGCGGGCGTACGAACGCAGCAACGAGGGCTTGCTGTTCACGCTCGGGTACTCGCGGGCGTACTTCGACCGGTACGACGCCGCGCCCGCGGGCGTCGACCTCCCGCGGCCGGAGGCGCTCGCGCCGTTCGAGAACCCCGACCCCGACACGCCCGACGCGATACTCCACCTCGCGAGCGACCGCGGGGACGCCCTCCTCGGAGCCGAAGAAGCGCTCCGCGGGAATCAGTCGACGGCGAACGGCGTCGAGACGACGAGCTGGGAGGACGTGTTCACGGTCGCCGACCGCCGTACCGGCTTCGTCGGGAGCGGCCTGCCCGCCGAGCACGACGACGTGTCCGGCGTTCCCGATGGCGCAGTGGACGAGGACGCTCCGCTCTACATGGGGTTCAAGTCGGGGTTCCGGGGCTCGCAGGCGAGCGAGGATCGCGTCACCATCCAGTCCGGGCCGTTCGCGGGTGGTGCGACTGAACACGCGAGCTACATCGAACTCAACCTCGACCAGTGGTACGAGCAGGACTCGCGCTACCAGCGCGTCGCGAAGATGTTCTGTCCCGCGCACGCCGAGAACGACCGCGTCGAGGGCGTCGGGGAGAACTTGGGCGCGAGCAACGGCGTCGCGTCCTGCGAGAAACCGGAGAAGACGGCGCGCGAGGACGGCGTCGTCGGGCACTCCCAGAAGATGGCGGGCGTGCGCGAGGACGGGTCGCCGCTCATCATCCGCCGCGACTTCGACTCCACGGACGGCGGGCGCGCCGGCCTCCACTTCGTCAGCCTGCAGCGCGAGATCGGCGACTTCGTCGAGACCCGCGAAGCGATGAACGGGACGGACGTCACCGAGGAGTCCGCGGTCGGCCAGCGAAACAATAACGGGATCCTCCAGTACATGAACGTCGTGAGTCGCGGGAACTACCTGCTGCCGCCGCGCTCGCGGCGCGCGCTTCCGGAGGCGGAGCCATGA